The region GGCAGCAGTTCGATCAGGGTGCCGGTCTTCCTGTAGCGCTTGACGGTGACTTCATCGCCGATGCGGGCCACGACGATCTGGCCGTTCTTGGCGCTGTCGATCTTTTTCACGGCCAGCAGGTCGCCGTCCATGATGCCGGCGTCGCGCATCGACCAGCCGCGCACTTTCAGCAGGAAGTCGGGCTTGCTGGAAAACAGGGCCGGGTCGACGTTGTAGCTCGCTTCCAGGTTTTCCTGCGCCAGGATCGGCGAGCCGGCGGCAACGCGGCCGATCAGCGGCAGCGACATCAGCAGCGCGGCCGGCACTTTCGGCAGCGCCGGCTCGGTGACGGACGCGCCGATCAGGCGGATGCCGCGCGAGGTGCCCGGCGAAATCTCGATCGCGCCCTTGCGGGCCAGGGCCTGCAAATGCTCTTCGGCCGCATTGGCCGATTTGAAACCCAATTCATTGGCGATTTCGGCGCGGGTCGGAGGAAAACCCGTGTTTTCAATCGCGTCCTTGATCAGGTTCAGGATTTGTTCTTGTCGTGCTGTCAGCTTGATCATGGATGGTGGGTGCATAGTGAAATGCTGTCTATATGAACAGTCTGTATTTTTGTACAGTATCGCCGACTATGCAAGCGACTTTCGGCATTTTCGGCTGATTTCGATGCAAAAAATCGCCTGGCGCGCAAAAAGGGCAGGCCGGCCGCCGCTCCAGGCGCCGTCGAAGAAGCAATGGTTGATCGGATTGCAAAAGGCGGTTATAATCTTCGGCTGACCTTCCCACACCCGTCTTGACGCCGGGGTGGGCGATTATCAATCCGACCTGAAGGAGTTTGCATGCGTCATTATGAA is a window of Janthinobacterium sp. J1-1 DNA encoding:
- the lexA gene encoding transcriptional repressor LexA translates to MIKLTARQEQILNLIKDAIENTGFPPTRAEIANELGFKSANAAEEHLQALARKGAIEISPGTSRGIRLIGASVTEPALPKVPAALLMSLPLIGRVAAGSPILAQENLEASYNVDPALFSSKPDFLLKVRGWSMRDAGIMDGDLLAVKKIDSAKNGQIVVARIGDEVTVKRYRKTGTLIELLPENPDFKVITVSPEDEFALEGLAVGLMRSWH